Proteins co-encoded in one Gossypium arboreum isolate Shixiya-1 chromosome 11, ASM2569848v2, whole genome shotgun sequence genomic window:
- the LOC108471438 gene encoding uncharacterized protein LOC108471438, with protein sequence MASSGFSPAVPPVFNGEGFHIWVVKMRTYLQVFDLWEVVNTDADPIPLRANSTVAQIRQHADERTKRHKAMSCIQNYVSDVIFTRIMACKTPTQAWDKLKEEFQGIERTRQQQLLNLRREFENLKMKEEETVKRYSNRIMFVVNSIRLLGEQFSEARIMEKEQRRASRMEEHQEGAFQGKAKAASSTTAYKGKKTLKNRPKPDAARRGDQSCKHCKRPGYPEEWCWFRSDAQSQYCKKMGYIERVCKNKGGPRQNQAQQKNVKAQVAEDSSDHEEQAFAVSCSAGQKKS encoded by the exons ATGGCTTCTTCAGGTTTTTCTCCAGCAGTTCCACCAGTCTTCAATGGAGAAGGCTTTCATATATGGGTAGTTAAGATGAGGACTTACCTGCAAGTATTTGATCTGTGGGAAGTTGTAAACACCGATGCTGATCCAATACCACTTAGGGCCAATTCCACAGTGGCTCAGATTAGACAACATGCTGATGAGAGGACCAAGAGGCACAAAGCCATGTCCTGCATTCAGAACTATGTGTCAGATGTCATATTTACAAGAATTATGGCTTGTAAAACACCAACACAAGCTTGGGACAAGCTCAAAGAGGAGTTCCAAGGCATAGAGAGGACAAGGCAGCAGCAGCTGTTGAATCTGAGAAgagaatttgaaaatttgaagatgaaggagGAAGAAACAGTGAAGCGGTATTCAAATAGAATTATGTTTGTGGTAAACAGCATAAGGTTGCTAGGAGAACAGTTCAGTGAAGCAAGGATCATGGAGAAG GAGCAAAGGAGAGCTAGCAGGATGGAAGAGCACCAAGAAGGTGCTTTTCAAGGCAAGGCCAAAGCTGCCTCGAGCACCACTGCCTACAAAGGCAAAAAGACTTTGAAAAACAGGCCTAAGCCTGATGCTGCAAGAAGAGGGGACCAATCCTGCAAGCACTGTAAAAGGCCTGGATATCCAGAAGAATGGTGCTGGTTTAGATCAGATGCACAATCTCAATATTGCAAGAAAATGGGGTATATTGAAAGGGTTTGTAAAAACAAAGGCGGACCTAGACAAAATCAAGCACAACAGAAAAATGTTAAAGCTCAAGTGGCTGAAGATAGTAGTGACCATGAGGAGCAGGCCTTTGCTGTGTCATGCTCAGCTGGTCAAAAGAAGAGCTGA
- the LOC108471439 gene encoding receptor-like protein kinase FERONIA yields MSLSHFFQVFKKAFGFVSRRGSQPNSTLPEELCIRQFSLAEIKAATSNFDEGFIIGISNFGSVYKGVIDDGTFTVAIRRVKFSLSAFRTEVVFLSQLNHLNVESLIGFCNEKGETILVYEYLSNGSLFNCLHGNGISCNPIPWEKRLQICIGAARGLHYLHTGVRLGPHSMSQASTKKESLDVMATLGYLDSESLSGKIDVYAFGVVLLEVICGKTPVFEANGQKRSLAAWANWFFKNGTIYHNIDPYLKGRIAPECFNKYVEIAMSCISYSADERPSIGEVEATLQDALELQKKADSEMKSIIPHSEVIFSALLIVEITQPGAPLGLMSTKAGRAGD; encoded by the exons ATGTCACTTTCACATTTCTTTCAAGTCTTTAAAAAAGCATTTGGCTTCGTTTCGCGACGGGGGAGTCAACCAAATTCCACACTTCCGGAGGAACTATGCATTCGTCAGTTTTCACTAGCAGAGATCAAAGCTGCGACTTCCAACTTCGATGAAGGCTTTATTATTGGTATAAGTAATTTTGGATCTGTATACAAAGGGGTTATAGATGATGGGACCTTTACAGTTGCTATCAGACGCGTGAAATTTAGTCTTAGTGCGTTCCGAACTGAAGTGGTATTCCTTAGCCAGCTGAACCACTTAAATGTTGAATCTCTTATTGGATTCTGCAATGAGAAGGGGGAAACAATCCTTGTTTATGAATACCTGAGCAATGGGTCGCTCTTTAATTGTCTCCATGGTAATGGTATCAGTTGTAATCCAATTCCCTGGGAAAAGAGGCTACAAATCTGCATTGGTGCAGCGCGTGGATTACATTACCTTCATACCGGAGTAAG GTTAGGTCCTCATAGCATGTCACAAGCTTCAACTAAAAAAGAGTCACTAGATGTGATGGCTACTTTAGGATACCTTGATTCAGAAAGTCTGTCAGGAAAAATTGATGTCTATGCATTTGGTGTTGTCTTACTCGAAGTAATTTGTGGTAAAACACCAGTCTTTGAAGCAAATGGTCAGAAAAGATCTCTGGCTGCCTGGGCAAATTGGTTTTTCAAGAATGGGACCATTTATCACAATATTGATCCATATTTAAAGGGGAGGATAGCCCCAGAGTGCTTCAACAAGTATGTGGAGATTGCTATGTCTTGTATCTCTTATAGCGCAGATGAACGACCATCCATTGGGGAAGTAGAGGCGACTCTACAGGATGCACTGGAACTGCAGAAGAAAGCAGACTCTGAAATGAAAAGTATAATTCCTCACAGCGAGGTCAT ATTTAGTGCCCTTCTTATAGTAGAGATAACACAGCCCGGTGCTCCACTAGGTCTAATGAGCACAAAGGCAGGCAGGGCCGGTGACTGA